The proteins below come from a single Rosa rugosa chromosome 2, drRosRugo1.1, whole genome shotgun sequence genomic window:
- the LOC133730627 gene encoding uncharacterized protein LOC133730627, giving the protein MKSGLLQALPIFHGLNVEDPNKHLKEFLFVCSSMMPQEVDEELFKLKAFPFSLEDRAEDWLYELPEGHITSWKGLRKAFLEKYFPTSRVIMLRKKITGITQDVHETYPAYYERFKALLSQCPQHNFKNENLLQFFYEGLTHLDRQMLDASSGGAFVDKTPSEGMKLIANRAINAQQYEGLGNSTQRVSEVSTYDLLDQKLSKLTSIVSQVLSIHGKPISQGWEDCNVINGYVQQGFQTPQFSSNFDSTSDPTYDKIFEALTSSTQALVENQQGHSKDILELKEQMGQVLSFMGIMSDPKPQFAKAVTTRSGRTLVDPPKKGKKAQAVIEEEEDNVESSNRVLEKDPATSKVETQATPMSEPSKGNDLNFQSSVIANPSPPIPFPNRFAKSKKEEEEEKAIL; this is encoded by the coding sequence ATGAAATCTGGATTACTTCAAGCACTGCCCATTTTCCATGGCCTCAACGTTGAAGATCCTAATAAACACTTGAAGGAGTTTCTATTTGTTTGCTCAAGTATGATGCCCCAAGAGGTTGATGAAGAACTCTTCAAGTTAaaggcatttccattttctCTGGAGGATCGTGCTGAGGATTGGTTATATGAGCTGCCTGAAGGACATATTACATCTTGGAAAGGATTAAGGAAAGCATTTTTGGAAAAGTATTTTCCCACTTCACGTGTGATCATGCTTAGGAAGAAAATCACAGGAATTACTCAAGATGTGCATGAGACTTATCCAGCttattatgagaggttcaaggCCTTGTTATCACAATGTCCACAACATAACTTCAAGAACGAGAACCTCCTACAATTCTTCTATGAAGGACTCACCCATTTGGATAGACAAATGCTAGATGCTTCTAGTGGTGGGGCTTTTGTAGACAAAACACCATCAGAGGGAATGAAATTGATTGCCAACCGTGCTATAAATGCTCAACAATATGAAGGCCTTGGTAATTCAACGCAGAGGGTAAGTGAGGTAAGTACTTATGATCTTTTGGATCAAAAGCTTAGCAAACTTACTTCAATTGTGAGCCAGGTACTTAGCATTCATGGAAAACCAATCTCCCAAGGCTGGGAAGATTGCAACGTTATTAATGGCTATGTTCAACAAGGCTTTCAAACGCCTCAGTTTTCTTCCAACTTTGACTCAACTTCTGACCCTACTTATGATAAGATATTTGAAGCTTTAACAAGTTCTACTCAAGCACTTGTGGAGAATCAACAAGGTCATAGTAAGGACATATTGGAATTGAAGGAACAGATGGGTCAAGTTTTGAGCTTTATGGGTATAATGTCAGACCCAAAACCCCAATTTGCTAAGGCTGTCACAACAAGAAGTGGACGTACACTTGTGGACCCACCAAAGAAAGGTAAGAAGGCCCAAGCCGTgattgaggaagaagaggatAATGTTGAGTCCTCCAATAGGGTACTTGAGAAGGACCCTGCTACATCTAAGGTTGAGACACAAGCTACTCCAATGTCTGAACCATCTAAAGGTAACGATCTTAACTTTCAAAGTTCAGTTATTGCTAATCCATCTCCCCCTATTCCATTTCCAAACAGATTTGCAAAAtcaaagaaggaggaggaggaggaaaaagCAATTTTGTGA